GGAACGGGATTTTCATTGAGAACGTGATACATCACTTCGGTGATGTTATTGCCCGGAAATGCTTTTTTCCGGGTGAGAAATTCATAGAAGACCGCGCCGAGCGAAAAAATATCGGATCGGTGATCAACGTTACGTCCGGAAATTTGTTCCGGTGACATGTACGCCGGCGTGCCGAGCACCGTACCTACGATCGTATTGGTCGACGTGCTGAATCGGGCAATGCCGAAATCCATGATTTTAGCGAGGCCGTCTTTGGTGACAATAATATTGCTCGGCTTGATATCGCGGTGAATGATGCCGTTTTTGTGCGCGTGATTGAGTCCTTCACAGATCTGCAGCATCACGTCGATCATCATTTCCAAACGCGGCGGTGCATCCGGATCCATCTCTGCAATGATCTGATCGAGCGTCTGGCCGTCGATAAACTCCATCGCAATGTACGGTGTTTCGTTTTCCTCAGCAACGTCGTAAATCGTCACGATGTTGGGATGCGAAACTTTGCCGGCAAATTGCGCTTCCTGGAGAAATCGTTTACGGATTTCAGTCTGCTGATCGTCGTCAACTTGATCATTGATCTGCAGCGTCTTGATAGCCACCATCCGGTCAATCCGCTCGTCAACGGCCTTATACACAATTCCCATGGCACCTTGGCCTAAAAGGCCAAGAATTTTATACCGACCGATTTTTTCAATGTCAGCCATAAAAATTTTCCGATGATCACTGGCGAGATAAATTCAATGTATCGACAGGGTTACACGATGGGTCTTATTCAAAGTTCGGCGATAGTCGATAGAATATCAAGTGTTATTTTGATGTAAGACAAGATAAATAACTAATAAATGAACACAGTTTTTCACGCGCAAATTCAAAAGAATCCGTTTTGATCAATTGCTTGAAAAAATTTAATTGCCTAAAACAAATTATTTTGTTATCCTTGCAGCGTTCTTAGAAATTTTCGGAGAGGTGTCCGAGTGGTTGAAGGAGCTGGTCTCGAAAATCAGTATGGGCGCAAGTCCATCGTGGGTTCGAATCCCACCCTCTCCGCATTTATTGTAGCAACAAAAACCTGTCTAAAATCGGCATATCCAATATAACGGATAAACTGATCCGCATATATTTTTCGTAAAAAATCGTACGCTATCATAAGTACAATGTAATGCCTCGACACTTCTACATCACGATTGCCCTGATACTCACTATCGCTTCATGTTCGCCGTCTTTCCACACCGGCACGCGCAAAGAAATTGTTGTCGAGCAGTTGTTTTTTGGCCGCAATCTGAACGGCCGTCAAGTCGTTTCCGATTCGGCTTGGACCAATTTTCTCGCTGAAGTTGTCACGCCATTATTTCCTGACGGATTCACGGCCTGGCCGGCTACGGGTCAATGGCGCGGAGCGAGCGGTCTGATTGAACAAGAGGCCAGTTTTGTTCTCGAATTGGTTCATCCACCTTCCTCAATCGCTGATTCGGACATCACCGTCATCATAACGACTTATAAGCAGCGCTTTCAGCAGGAAGCGGTGTTGCGAGTGATTATGCCGGGACGATGTTCTTTTGGAGATTGAATTTGTTAATCTTGAATTTGTTTATTCAGCCTGTTTATACCATGTCTGTAGCGACTGTTACTTTTCCCTACTTTCTAACTGGAGTTGTGAGTAATTTAAATGAAGTGATGATGAAAGATTATTTTATAAAATCAGTTTGGAGTTCCATAGAAGCTAATACCGACATTACACTTTCTGAGATAAGGAAACTTTCTAAGTCTCCCATTACAAACGACAGATTAAAGGCGCTACTCTGTATCCGACAACAAGAATTTTTCGAGCCATCCACGTTTCTAATCGCAAGAAAGCTTATTGACGATGTCGATAATGATTGCCGCTGGCAATCCATAATTATCGTCGGCGAATTCATACAAGTAAAGCGGAATGAAATTTGGGAGATTATACTTCAATACGGAAATTCTGTTGATGATGACACGAGAACTGCTATCGCGACTGTATTGCTTGAACATTTCTTAGAAATTTATGAAAATGATCTAGATTCAATTCTTGAAGAATTAATTGAACACAGTCGGTCTGGAGAAATGAATCTATTGAGGACGCTATCAATATGTTGGCCTGATATCAGTAGTGCAGGAAAACAGAAAATTGAGCAAATTTGTAAAACACTCCCCAAAATTCCTTAACCAAAAAACAACTATGCCGAATCCAAAAAAGAAATTGTCAGCTGATCAGCGTGAAGAACTGCTCAAAACATTAAAAAACCGTTTTCAGAAAAACATGAACCGACATAAAGGCCTTGAATGGTCTGCGATACAAAAAAAATTGGAAGGCAATGCGGACAAACTGTGGTCGCTTTATGAAATGGAAAAAACCGGCGGCGAACCGGATGTAATCGGTTTTGATAAAAAGACAAACGAATATATTTTTTATGATTGTTCGCCTGAAAGCCCTAAAGATCGCCGAAGTTTTTGTTACGACAGTGAAGCCCTGGAATCCAGAAAAGAACATAAACCAAAAAATAACGTTATCGATGTAGCGGCAGGCATAGGCGTTGAACTGTTATCGGAAGAAGAATATCGTGAACTGCAGAAATTAGGTGAATTTGACACCAAAACATCAAGCTGGATAAAAACGCCCTCCAATATCAGGAAGCTTGGCGGCGCACTCTTTTGTGATCGCCGATACGACCATGTTTTCGTTTATCATAACGGCGCCGAATCGTATTATGCCGCAAGAGGTTTTCGAGGATTGCTGAAAGTTTAAATTGCTCTCCGTACCTAAGATAAAAGGAATTCCATGGAACCACAGATGGCCGGCATCAATGACATACCTAAATTGCTCAATGTCATTAAGGAACTTCGTCCGCATTTGACTGACGACGAAATTAAGAATCTTCTCCCCGGAATGTTCAAGGAGGGTTTCCAAATTTGTTACATAGGCGACGCTCATGAAGCGTACTCATTTGCCGGTTTCCGTATACTCACGTTTCTCTACTCCGGAAAAACGCTTTACGTCGACGACTTTGCGACGTTGCCGAAATATCGAAACCAAAGATTCGCCAAAACCATTTTCGACCGGGTCAAAGAAATTGCTGTACGGGAGAATTGCGATCACTTTAGCCTCGATTCCGGTTTTCAAAGGTTTGATGCCTATCGATTTTATTTGAATAATGAATTACGGGTAGAATCCTTGCACTTTGGCCGCAAAATAAAGGAATTCGCGCGCTAATTATTTGAATGAATATTTGTATCCCGTCTAATTCGACAATAAAAAAACCGAGTTTAATAGCTCGGTTTTTATTTTCATAAAATCAGTTCTTAACGATTATGCACTTTTACAACTCACAGTTATCTGATGGGTGTGAGGTCCGCCGGTAGTGGCAACAACGACTGACTGATTTGACGCCAGAGAGGCAAAATGCGTCGCTGTAAGCGTAACTATGTGACTATGGCCGCTGCTGCCTGTAATGTCATACGTTTTTTGACCTCCTTCTGCAACATCAACTTTAGGTACGGTTAAAGTATGCCCATGATTGCTCCCGATGGACACATTCGTTCCAGCGTTGAGACAGTCGGGCTGAGGTGTCGGCCCTCCGCCGTCTGGATCTTCGTCACCGTTCCCCCCGCCTCCTGAACAAGCTATTACCCACTTTCCCAAGCCTGCCATGGCCAGAAGAGCTACACACATTTTGAGAAAATCCACGCGTGTAATTTTTTTCATGGAAAACCTCCTTGTGAATTTTTTTTGCGAAATCGGGTCAATTAGATGGGACAAGAAAAAGAATTATCAAAATAATAACAAAAAAACTAAGCGAATATTTCATTTTAATCGTAATTTTTTTGTCATAAGATTAACTTGAAATTAGTTACGCACGGACGTACTTTGAGCAAATTTCAAAGAGGAACGACATGAACACGACTGGGAACGATTACATCAAAGCCCTTAACGACGTTGCGCATAATCTATGGTGGACGTGGAATCAAAGTGCACAACTAATTTTTAAAGAACTGGCAACCCAAGTTTGGGAAGAATCCAATCATAATGCCGTGGCGGTTTTAAATTCAATCTCGCCGGCCGAATTACAAGCGCGTCTCGGTGAAACCGATTTCAAAGAACGCGTTCAGGAAATGCTCGACGATTTTGATCATTACATGCACCGGGAAAAAACCTGGGGCAGTGTAAATATGCCGGAATTTCAGGAACATCCTATCGCCTATTTCAGCCCTGAATTTGCTTTGCATGAATCGTTGCCGATTTATTCAGGCGGGCTCGGCGTGCTGTCGGGCGATCATATTAAATCGGCCAGCGACCTTGGCATTCCGCTCATCGGTATCGGGCTCTTTTATCGGCAGGGATATTTTTATCAAACGCTCGGCGTCGACGGCCTGCAGCATGAAGGTTATCCGATCAATCATCCGGAAAATCTTCCTCTCGAATTGGTGCGTGACAGGCATGGCAAACCCGTCGAAACATTTGTCGAGATTGGCCACAGTATCGTCAAATTATACGCCTACAAGCTCAATATCGGCCGGATTACTTTGTATCTGATGGACAGTTATCACTCGGATAATGAAGAACATTACCGAGAGTTGACAGCCCGCACGTACGGCGGTGACATTACGACGCGCATTTGCCAGGAGATTGTCATGGGTATCGGCGGCGTAAGGCTTTTGAAAGCGTTGGGTATTCAGCCAGCCGCCTATCACATGAATGAAGGTCACAGCGCTTTTCTGGCTCTTGAGCTTGCTCGGGAAAAAATGCTCGAAGGCCGAACGATCGAAGAAGCATTTTCCTGGGTCAAAGATCATTGCGTTTTTACGACGCACACACCGGTTCCCGCCGGACACGACCGATTCACGCTCGATCTCTTGCATTTTGCATTTGCTAATTATAGCGCGATTCTCGGCATTCCTGTCGAAAAGATCATGGAATACGGCCGCGTTCATCCGCAGGATGAAAAAGAAACGTTTTGTATGACGGTGTTTGCGATTAAAATGTCTCGTTCAACCAATGCCGTCAGTGCACTCCACGGCGACGTCACCCGAAATATGTGGCGCGAACTTTTTCCCGGTCGTCCTGTCGAGCAAGTTCCGATCCACCATATCACCAACGGCGTACACATTCTTGGATGGATGAATTCGCCGACGCGAAAATTCTGGAGAAAATTTCTCGGTGAAGACTGGGAATATCACATCATGCAAGGCGATTTCTGGCATCGTGTGGCCGATCCAAGTTTTATTCCTGACGAAGCGATTTGGGCACTGCGATACAATTTGCGGAGGCTGCTGATCGAATTTACAAGAATGCGATTGAAAGAACAGCAGCGCCGTGTCGGTGTCAACGGGCTCAAGCCGTTTGATTCATTCTTGTCGCCGGATGTACTCACCATCGGTTTTTCACGCCGATTTGCGACGTATAAACGCGCCCCGTTGATTTTTGCCAATCTCGAACGTTCTCTCCGGCTCTTCAATGATCCCGACAGGCCGATCCAGATTATTTTCGCCGGCAAAGCGCATCCAAAAGACGACGCCGGTAAAGCTTTGATCAAGCGGATTGTAGAATTGAGTAAACATCCGCAATTATTCGGCAAAGTTGCTTTCATCGAAAACTACGATATTAATGTCGCGCGGTATCTGATTTCCGGTGCCGACGTGTGGCTGAATACGCCGCGCAGGCCGCTGGAAGCCAGCGGAACAAGCGGTCAAAAAATCGCTATTCACGGCGGATTGAATCTCAGTATTCTGGATGGCTGGTGGCGAGAAGGCTACGACGGCTCCAATGGTTTCGCTATCGGAAACGATGACCACCCGCACGATGAACATGAGCAAGATCGCGTGGATGAAGCGAATTTATACGAGACCATTGAAAAACAACTCTTGCCGACTTTTTACAATCGTGATGAAAATAATATCCCTAAGGAATGGATTAACAAAATCCGGCGCGCGATGCAGACACTTATTCCGCGCTTCAATACCGATCGCATGGTTGCAGAATACGTCAATAAAATGTATAAGAAATAATATCGACAGTGAGTTGCCTTCGGCCCATTTCGGCTTCGCTCAATAAGCGTCCCATTGGTCGTTGAGCGCACAGTCGAAACGACCGGCGCATAGAATTTGAATTATTTTGACGCTTTCAAAATCTCAATAAACCGGTCAGCATGAATTTCCGCGTTCAATTCATTGTGAATGACATCCAGAATTCTTCCGTTGCTGCCGATGATAAACGTCGCTCGCTTGTGTTTTAATAAACCGCCCAATCTCAAAGTACCAAAAAGTTTTCCCAAAACCTTACCGCGATCATAGACCAGTTTGAAAGGCAACCGGTAAGCTTTTTCAAATTCACGATGCTGGCCGTCGCCGTCTAAACTCACGCCGAATGACGCTCCGCCTAATTGAACAATTTCATTATAGCGATCGCGAAAATGACACACCTCCGCCGTACATATGCTTGTGAAATCTTTCGGATAAAAAAAGATCGCAATGGCTTTGTAATGTTTTAATTCGTTCGACGTATATCGCTTACCATCGCTATCTTCAAATTGTAAAGTCGAGACATCATCTCCTGTTTTCAACATATCGTACCCTTTCTTGCTTTTTCAATGTGTTCAACACACTGATAAGCGCTCTTCACGGCGCTTTCAATGGTCGAAGGCAATCCGGTTTCAATCCAGTCACCGGCTATATACAAATTTTCAACCGAAGTTAAAACGCCCGGCCGGATAAATTGCCCGCCGACAGTCACTGAAAAAGTAGCTTTATGCTCTTTTATGATCTGAATGTGGCGTATGTGTTCCGATCTGATATTTAACAACGCCTGCAATTCCATGCGAACTGTCGCATCAATTCGATCGCGTTCCCACGAGACAACCTCATCGGCATCGCTGATCGTAATCGAAAGATAATTTTGTTTTTTAAAAATCCATTGGATATGCGTATCGATGCAGCCTATAAACTCGCCATCGAAGAGTTTCGATATGAGAACCGCTTGGTCAAGCCAAACGTAAATCGAGACAATCGGTGAAGTTTTCGGAAGCTCCGAAGAAAAAATCGCATCGGGAATTGCTTTTCTTACCTCCCACACCGGAATTGCGGAAATAAAAATTTCTGCGCCAAAGCGGTTTCCACTTTTGGTTTCAATTCTTGAAAGCCGTTGATCGGTTATCGATAAAGATTGAACGGCTTCGTTGCAGTGAATCGATCCGCCGTTATGGAGAATTGTTTCCATCGCAGGATGTACGAATAATTCCGACAAACCAACTTTGGATAATATAAATTTTGATGCATCGCGGTTACGTAAAAACATTTCCTTCAAAACCGTAACAAAAACTCCGGCCGATGACGTATCCATGTCCTCATTCATCACCGCGAGGCAAACCGGCTGCCAGAAATACTTTTTGCAACGATCGGATTGTCCGTTTTGATCAAGCCATTCAGTAACCGATATCTGGCCGCGAACCGGCTTCCGCATACTCAATCCGGCCTTCAATAATTTCCAGCGGTCGTTAATAGACAAGTTTTTATAACTCAAAATCCCGATCAGAAGATGCAATGGCGATGGCCAATTCGAAAACCGAAGCGGCGATAATTTTTCATGAGGAGCCGCAAAAGGAATATAATACTTATCCAAAACGGTGACCTTATCAATAGCGCCAATTTCAGCTAGCCACCGCAACGTATAATCGTAACAGCCCATCAGGATGTGTTGCCCATTGTCGATAGTATCTCCGGTAACGTCATCGACGAACGAGTAGGTTCGTCCTCCCAGCCTGTTTTTACGCTCAAGCAGGGTTACACAATACCCGTGTTTGGCCATCAGGCTGGCAACGGCTAATCCGGCCACTCCTCCTCCGATCACTGCAACGGTCGGTTTATCCGCCATGCCGACGTTCTTCCATCCATGTGTTGAAAAGAATGCTGAATTTTTCAGGAAAGTGTAAACGAATCTTGCGGTGCAGAATTTCGTGAGTGCTGGTCTCAATTTTTTGAAGTAATCGGAAATAAATATTTTGCATGGCCCGAGCCGGAAATAACAAATACGACTGATCGTTTTTATAAAATTGATCCGCCGAATTATAATATTCTCTCGCACGTCGGCACTGATCGTCAATCAGTTTCTTGAATGCTTCAGGATTACTCCGATCGTTAAAATTCAATTCTGAAATTCCATACGTCGACATTTCTTCTATGGGTAAGTAAATCCGGTTTCTTTGAAAATCGGATGCAACGTCGCGTACGATATTGGTTAATTGCATGGCGATGCCAAGATGAACCGCGTACGCTTGCACCGATTCGCTGCGTTTGCCCATAATCCGGATACACATCAAACCCACGGTGCTCGCGACTTTATAGCAATAATCGTATAATTCCGTAAACGTTGAGTAACGGTTTTTTTTCAAATCCAGTTCCACACCGCTGATCAATTCAAAAAATAATTCAAACGGTATCGAAAACTTACGCGCAACCTGAATCAGTTTATTTAAAAAAGGATATTTGGAATGCCCTTGAATGGCCGATTTTAATTCGGAACGCCAGTGCTGCAGAAATTCAACCGGATTATAGGGCTGCCGTAAAACGGCTGCGTTATCGACCATGTCGTCCGTATAGCGGCAAAATGCATACACGGTCATAAGCGCATCGCGTTTCTCGCGTGGCAGCATTAGCATGGGATAATAAAAACTGCTGCCCGCTTTCCGTACATAATCGTTGATCGCCATTTCAGGAATCATGGTCTTTGCCTCACGAGTTGCGACATCATCCAGAATTTGTCAAGCCAGTTAATCACCGGGCGATGGTGCACCATATCGTATCCTGCCGAACGTTGTTTGCGTATGATCCGTTGCCCACCGAGCCAGATTAATTTAATTTCCAGTCGTTCCGGAAAATTTAAATGTTCGAACAAAACCTTTCCTTTTTCGAAGAAAAACTCCGCCCGGTCAGTTTGGAATGCCATCAGCCTGAAATACGCATCGTTCATTAATTTTTGTTTCCAGTTGTCCACCGAATAGCCGAAACGATGCATGTCCTCCATCGGTAGATACAACCGATCTTTTTCTAAATCAATAAATAAATCCTGCCAATGATTCACAAGTTGAAGCGCCGTGCAGATCGCATCCGATGCTTCCGCCATCATTTCAAATTGCGGATGCCGGCTGTAACCAAGCACATGCATGACCAGCCTTCCGACCGGATTCGCCGACATACTGCAATATTCCAGTAATTCATCAAACGTCTGGTAACGGCTTTTGAAGAGATCGACTTTAAACGCATTGAGCAATGCTTCTAAATAGGCCTTTGGTAATTCAAGCTCCTCGACCGTCGCACGGAGCGCAATAAAAATGGGTTCGTCGGCATCGCCTTGATAACACGCGTCCAGACGCCGTTGCCACTGCATAAGGAGATGAAGACGCTGTTCTAACGATAATGTCGTATTATCGGCAAAATCATCCGCGGTACGCATAAACGCATACAACGCAAAAAAATGTTTGCGTTTTTTTCGGGGAATCAGGAGCGACGCGACCGGAAAATTTTCATAATGCCGCCGTGCCAGGTCTCGGCAATAACGATACGCATTATCAATATCGGTCATCATTCGTTTTTCCGGTTGAATGAAATAAAAAACATTAAACCGATCCCAAGAATGAGGTTCGTTTTCACTAACCCGGAATACTGTTGGTGATAACGGTCGAAATCTGCTCTTTCAGGACGGGAGTCATCGCTTTTTGGAATATCAAAATTGTCAATCCCTGTCTTTAATTGCTCCATATTCGGCGTAATGATCCGGCTGTAATAAAACAACAACCCCAACATCAATACGGCAACGACAGCTACAATTAAATTTTTCTTTTGCTTTTTCAATACGTAGCTTACCGTGACCGAAAGAAACAATAAAATCCCGACTACCCACTCCAGTGTATTCATTTTATGCAGTATAATGCCGTTAAGAAGTCCGGCTTGCGTTT
This bacterium DNA region includes the following protein-coding sequences:
- a CDS encoding serine/threonine protein kinase, which gives rise to MADIEKIGRYKILGLLGQGAMGIVYKAVDERIDRMVAIKTLQINDQVDDDQQTEIRKRFLQEAQFAGKVSHPNIVTIYDVAEENETPYIAMEFIDGQTLDQIIAEMDPDAPPRLEMMIDVMLQICEGLNHAHKNGIIHRDIKPSNIIVTKDGLAKIMDFGIARFSTSTNTIVGTVLGTPAYMSPEQISGRNVDHRSDIFSLGAVFYEFLTRKKAFPGNNITEVMYHVLNENPVPISATNSSVPAVFDNIIMRALRRSPEERYRSMEYFATDIRKLKQTLDLSRTIYLKADDFGAAPLPDWLKFLEPMNFKKLSMGLGIYSGFITILFLSLLIFGGERFGYIAQSLSKQHPAALLMKLNVPDAIVSIDGKEYPTGMDVLNFDSI
- a CDS encoding DUF3574 domain-containing protein gives rise to the protein MPRHFYITIALILTIASCSPSFHTGTRKEIVVEQLFFGRNLNGRQVVSDSAWTNFLAEVVTPLFPDGFTAWPATGQWRGASGLIEQEASFVLELVHPPSSIADSDITVIITTYKQRFQQEAVLRVIMPGRCSFGD
- a CDS encoding DUF4256 domain-containing protein, whose protein sequence is MPNPKKKLSADQREELLKTLKNRFQKNMNRHKGLEWSAIQKKLEGNADKLWSLYEMEKTGGEPDVIGFDKKTNEYIFYDCSPESPKDRRSFCYDSEALESRKEHKPKNNVIDVAAGIGVELLSEEEYRELQKLGEFDTKTSSWIKTPSNIRKLGGALFCDRRYDHVFVYHNGAESYYAARGFRGLLKV
- a CDS encoding GNAT family N-acetyltransferase is translated as MEPQMAGINDIPKLLNVIKELRPHLTDDEIKNLLPGMFKEGFQICYIGDAHEAYSFAGFRILTFLYSGKTLYVDDFATLPKYRNQRFAKTIFDRVKEIAVRENCDHFSLDSGFQRFDAYRFYLNNELRVESLHFGRKIKEFAR
- the glgP gene encoding alpha-glucan family phosphorylase; this encodes MNTTGNDYIKALNDVAHNLWWTWNQSAQLIFKELATQVWEESNHNAVAVLNSISPAELQARLGETDFKERVQEMLDDFDHYMHREKTWGSVNMPEFQEHPIAYFSPEFALHESLPIYSGGLGVLSGDHIKSASDLGIPLIGIGLFYRQGYFYQTLGVDGLQHEGYPINHPENLPLELVRDRHGKPVETFVEIGHSIVKLYAYKLNIGRITLYLMDSYHSDNEEHYRELTARTYGGDITTRICQEIVMGIGGVRLLKALGIQPAAYHMNEGHSAFLALELAREKMLEGRTIEEAFSWVKDHCVFTTHTPVPAGHDRFTLDLLHFAFANYSAILGIPVEKIMEYGRVHPQDEKETFCMTVFAIKMSRSTNAVSALHGDVTRNMWRELFPGRPVEQVPIHHITNGVHILGWMNSPTRKFWRKFLGEDWEYHIMQGDFWHRVADPSFIPDEAIWALRYNLRRLLIEFTRMRLKEQQRRVGVNGLKPFDSFLSPDVLTIGFSRRFATYKRAPLIFANLERSLRLFNDPDRPIQIIFAGKAHPKDDAGKALIKRIVELSKHPQLFGKVAFIENYDINVARYLISGADVWLNTPRRPLEASGTSGQKIAIHGGLNLSILDGWWREGYDGSNGFAIGNDDHPHDEHEQDRVDEANLYETIEKQLLPTFYNRDENNIPKEWINKIRRAMQTLIPRFNTDRMVAEYVNKMYKK
- a CDS encoding redoxin domain-containing protein produces the protein MLKTGDDVSTLQFEDSDGKRYTSNELKHYKAIAIFFYPKDFTSICTAEVCHFRDRYNEIVQLGGASFGVSLDGDGQHREFEKAYRLPFKLVYDRGKVLGKLFGTLRLGGLLKHKRATFIIGSNGRILDVIHNELNAEIHADRFIEILKASK
- the hpnE gene encoding hydroxysqualene dehydroxylase HpnE, which gives rise to MADKPTVAVIGGGVAGLAVASLMAKHGYCVTLLERKNRLGGRTYSFVDDVTGDTIDNGQHILMGCYDYTLRWLAEIGAIDKVTVLDKYYIPFAAPHEKLSPLRFSNWPSPLHLLIGILSYKNLSINDRWKLLKAGLSMRKPVRGQISVTEWLDQNGQSDRCKKYFWQPVCLAVMNEDMDTSSAGVFVTVLKEMFLRNRDASKFILSKVGLSELFVHPAMETILHNGGSIHCNEAVQSLSITDQRLSRIETKSGNRFGAEIFISAIPVWEVRKAIPDAIFSSELPKTSPIVSIYVWLDQAVLISKLFDGEFIGCIDTHIQWIFKKQNYLSITISDADEVVSWERDRIDATVRMELQALLNIRSEHIRHIQIIKEHKATFSVTVGGQFIRPGVLTSVENLYIAGDWIETGLPSTIESAVKSAYQCVEHIEKARKGTIC
- a CDS encoding phytoene/squalene synthase family protein; this translates as MIPEMAINDYVRKAGSSFYYPMLMLPREKRDALMTVYAFCRYTDDMVDNAAVLRQPYNPVEFLQHWRSELKSAIQGHSKYPFLNKLIQVARKFSIPFELFFELISGVELDLKKNRYSTFTELYDYCYKVASTVGLMCIRIMGKRSESVQAYAVHLGIAMQLTNIVRDVASDFQRNRIYLPIEEMSTYGISELNFNDRSNPEAFKKLIDDQCRRAREYYNSADQFYKNDQSYLLFPARAMQNIYFRLLQKIETSTHEILHRKIRLHFPEKFSILFNTWMEERRHGG
- the hpnC gene encoding squalene synthase HpnC — protein: MMTDIDNAYRYCRDLARRHYENFPVASLLIPRKKRKHFFALYAFMRTADDFADNTTLSLEQRLHLLMQWQRRLDACYQGDADEPIFIALRATVEELELPKAYLEALLNAFKVDLFKSRYQTFDELLEYCSMSANPVGRLVMHVLGYSRHPQFEMMAEASDAICTALQLVNHWQDLFIDLEKDRLYLPMEDMHRFGYSVDNWKQKLMNDAYFRLMAFQTDRAEFFFEKGKVLFEHLNFPERLEIKLIWLGGQRIIRKQRSAGYDMVHHRPVINWLDKFWMMSQLVRQRP
- a CDS encoding DUF4149 domain-containing protein produces the protein MNFYSFTKHLSVFFIGVWIGILALLGYGVAPEIFKFMESKTQAGLLNGIILHKMNTLEWVVGILLFLSVTVSYVLKKQKKNLIVAVVAVLMLGLLFYYSRIITPNMEQLKTGIDNFDIPKSDDSRPERADFDRYHQQYSGLVKTNLILGIGLMFFISFNRKNE